In Treponema primitia ZAS-2, a genomic segment contains:
- a CDS encoding type Z 30S ribosomal protein S14 has protein sequence MARKAMIIKALRTPKYKTRKVNRCRICGRARGYLRKYEMCRLCFRKLASEGLIPGVTKSSW, from the coding sequence ATGGCAAGAAAAGCGATGATTATCAAGGCGCTGCGGACGCCTAAGTATAAGACCAGAAAAGTTAACAGATGCCGTATCTGCGGACGGGCCAGGGGCTATCTGCGGAAATATGAGATGTGCCGCCTTTGCTTCCGCAAGCTTGCAAGCGAAGGGCTTATACCCGGCGTCACTAAATCCAGTTGGTAG
- the tuf gene encoding elongation factor Tu, protein MAKDKFNRTKIHMNVGTIGHVDHGKTTLSAAITMHCGKKYGDKVMKYDEIDNAPEEKARGITINTRHLEYQSEKRHYAHIDCPGHADYIKNMITGAAQMDGAVLVVSAPDSVMPQTREHIILARQVGVPNMIVFLNKVDLVDDPELIELVEEEVKEVLTANGFPGDKVPIIKGSAFKAMTEPDNAEATKCIDELLDAMDSYFPDPVREDAKPFLMPIEDVFTIPGRGTVVTGKVERGVLKLNEEIEIVGIRPTKKTVVTGIEMFNKLLDDAQAGDNVGTLLRGVEKKEVERGQVLAKPGSITPHSKFKAQIYCLSQAEGGRHRPFLSGYRPQFYFRTTDITGTVNLPEGKEMVMPGDNAEIQGELIHPIAMEKGLRLAIREGGKTVASGQVTEIIE, encoded by the coding sequence ATGGCAAAAGATAAGTTCAATCGAACAAAGATTCACATGAACGTCGGGACGATTGGTCACGTTGACCATGGTAAAACCACCCTCTCCGCTGCAATAACCATGCACTGCGGAAAGAAGTACGGCGACAAGGTCATGAAGTACGACGAAATCGACAATGCTCCGGAAGAAAAAGCCCGGGGTATTACCATCAATACCCGGCACCTGGAGTACCAGTCTGAGAAAAGGCACTATGCCCACATCGACTGCCCAGGACATGCTGACTACATCAAGAACATGATCACTGGCGCCGCCCAGATGGACGGGGCTGTCCTGGTTGTGTCCGCGCCGGATTCGGTTATGCCCCAGACCCGGGAACACATCATCCTGGCCCGCCAGGTCGGTGTGCCCAACATGATCGTATTCCTCAACAAGGTTGACCTGGTTGATGATCCTGAGCTGATCGAACTGGTTGAAGAAGAGGTTAAGGAAGTTCTTACCGCCAACGGGTTTCCCGGCGACAAGGTCCCCATCATCAAGGGTTCCGCTTTCAAGGCCATGACCGAACCGGACAATGCCGAGGCTACCAAGTGTATTGATGAACTTCTGGACGCCATGGATAGCTACTTCCCCGACCCGGTCCGGGAAGACGCCAAGCCCTTCTTGATGCCCATTGAAGATGTATTCACCATTCCTGGTCGTGGTACTGTAGTAACCGGCAAAGTGGAACGGGGTGTGCTCAAGCTGAACGAAGAAATTGAGATCGTCGGTATCCGGCCCACCAAGAAAACGGTTGTTACGGGTATTGAAATGTTCAATAAACTTCTTGATGATGCCCAGGCCGGGGATAACGTTGGTACTTTGCTCCGGGGCGTTGAAAAGAAAGAAGTTGAACGCGGACAGGTTTTAGCCAAGCCCGGTTCCATTACCCCCCACAGCAAGTTTAAGGCACAGATTTACTGTCTTTCCCAAGCGGAAGGTGGTCGTCACCGACCCTTCCTTTCCGGCTACCGTCCCCAGTTTTATTTCCGGACCACCGATATTACCGGTACCGTCAACCTCCCTGAAGGGAAAGAAATGGTTATGCCCGGAGATAACGCCGAGATTCAGGGCGAATTGATCCACCCCATTGCCATGGAAAAGGGTCTGCGTTTAGCTATCCGTGAAGGCGGCAAAACCGTCGCCTCCGGACAGGTTACGGAGATCATCGAATAA
- the rpsS gene encoding 30S ribosomal protein S19: protein MSRSIKKGPFIEKSLYKKVLEMSKAGDRRMIKTYSRCSTIIPEMVGGTISVYNGKNWVPVYITENLVGHKLGEFSPTRIFRGHAGSDKKASKG from the coding sequence GTGTCAAGATCCATTAAGAAAGGGCCCTTTATTGAAAAGAGCCTCTATAAGAAAGTGCTGGAAATGAGCAAGGCCGGGGACCGGAGGATGATTAAGACCTATTCCCGTTGTTCTACTATTATTCCTGAAATGGTTGGGGGAACCATATCCGTGTATAACGGTAAAAACTGGGTTCCCGTGTACATTACGGAAAACCTGGTAGGCCATAAGCTGGGCGAATTTTCCCCCACCAGGATATTCCGGGGCCATGCGGGTTCGGATAAGAAAGCTTCCAAAGGGTAG
- the rplN gene encoding 50S ribosomal protein L14: MIQVESYLNVADNSGAKIVQCIKVLGGSKRKYASIGDIIVVAVKDALPTSTIKKGTVEKAVVVRTHKEYRRPDGTYIRFDDNACVIIDANLNPKGKRIFGPVARELREKDYMKIVSLAPEVL; encoded by the coding sequence ATGATCCAGGTGGAATCTTACCTGAACGTGGCTGACAATTCAGGCGCCAAGATTGTGCAGTGTATTAAGGTATTGGGCGGTTCTAAACGGAAATACGCCAGTATCGGTGATATAATTGTGGTGGCCGTTAAGGATGCCCTCCCAACGTCGACCATCAAAAAGGGTACCGTTGAAAAGGCAGTAGTGGTGCGTACCCATAAGGAGTACCGCAGGCCCGATGGCACCTATATCCGGTTCGACGATAATGCCTGTGTCATTATCGATGCGAATTTGAATCCCAAGGGCAAACGTATTTTCGGGCCCGTAGCCCGGGAACTGCGGGAGAAGGATTACATGAAAATTGTATCCCTTGCTCCCGAGGTTCTGTAG
- the rpmC gene encoding 50S ribosomal protein L29, whose amino-acid sequence MRNSFKNLSFAELKAKRDELNRKYMELRFQMVIGHVENPLQKRTMRRQVARLNSMIRAQEITQAKESILAAKA is encoded by the coding sequence ATGAGGAATTCTTTTAAGAATCTAAGCTTCGCTGAACTTAAGGCTAAGCGGGATGAGCTCAACAGAAAGTATATGGAACTCCGGTTCCAGATGGTTATCGGCCATGTGGAAAACCCGCTCCAGAAACGGACCATGCGTCGGCAAGTTGCCCGGCTCAATAGCATGATTCGGGCTCAGGAAATAACGCAAGCGAAAGAAAGTATCCTTGCGGCGAAGGCATAA
- the rplC gene encoding 50S ribosomal protein L3: protein MLGLMAKKVGMTQVFDDEGNLVPVTVLRIDPNVVVARKTEEKDGYSAVLLGVDDKKKSRVTKPYAGQFSENIKPKKSIKEFRNFEKEVADGDELGIEVFEGVRYVDVTGVSKGKGMAGVIKRWGFSGGRASHGSKFHREPGSTGQSTYPGRTFKNMKLPGHMGWEQVTVLSLKLIKVDTENRLIMVRGAVPGINKGLVVVRAAVKK from the coding sequence ATGTTGGGGCTAATGGCCAAAAAAGTGGGCATGACGCAGGTTTTTGACGATGAGGGTAACCTTGTTCCGGTAACGGTTCTGAGGATTGATCCAAATGTTGTCGTTGCCCGGAAAACTGAGGAAAAGGACGGCTATTCCGCCGTGCTCCTCGGGGTTGATGATAAGAAAAAGAGCAGGGTGACCAAACCCTATGCCGGGCAGTTTTCGGAAAATATCAAGCCGAAAAAGAGCATCAAGGAATTTCGGAACTTTGAAAAAGAAGTTGCCGATGGTGATGAGCTGGGTATAGAAGTGTTTGAAGGGGTCCGGTACGTTGATGTAACCGGGGTGTCCAAGGGTAAGGGTATGGCAGGCGTTATCAAGCGCTGGGGCTTCAGCGGCGGCCGTGCTTCCCACGGTTCCAAGTTCCATCGGGAACCTGGTTCCACCGGGCAGTCCACCTATCCGGGCCGCACTTTCAAGAATATGAAGCTGCCAGGCCACATGGGATGGGAGCAGGTAACGGTTCTCAGCCTGAAGCTTATCAAGGTTGATACGGAAAACAGGCTTATCATGGTGCGCGGCGCCGTCCCGGGGATCAATAAGGGTCTCGTGGTGGTCAGAGCTGCGGTGAAGAAGTAG
- the rpsG gene encoding 30S ribosomal protein S7 — protein sequence MGRKKKTVDRGILPDPKYNSVVVSKFVNRMMWQGKRSVALRIVHDALGTLQAKADKEPLEVFLKAIENVKPNVEVKSRRVGGATYQVPIEIRESRREALGMRWLINAARARSGHGMDERLAAEILDAYNNTGTAFKKKEDTHKMAEANKAFAHYRW from the coding sequence ATGGGACGCAAAAAAAAGACCGTGGATCGGGGTATTTTACCGGATCCTAAGTACAATAGTGTGGTGGTTTCCAAGTTTGTGAACCGTATGATGTGGCAGGGTAAACGTTCGGTTGCTTTGCGGATAGTTCATGATGCCCTGGGTACCCTTCAGGCAAAGGCCGACAAGGAGCCCCTGGAAGTTTTCCTAAAGGCTATCGAAAACGTAAAGCCCAATGTTGAAGTTAAGTCCCGGCGGGTCGGGGGCGCCACCTACCAGGTTCCTATTGAAATTCGGGAATCCCGGCGGGAAGCCCTGGGTATGCGCTGGCTTATTAATGCGGCCCGGGCGCGGTCCGGTCATGGCATGGATGAACGGCTTGCAGCGGAAATCCTGGATGCGTATAATAATACCGGTACCGCCTTCAAGAAGAAGGAAGATACCCATAAAATGGCAGAAGCTAATAAGGCTTTCGCTCATTATAGGTGGTGA
- the rpsH gene encoding 30S ribosomal protein S8, whose amino-acid sequence MSVSDPVADMLTKIRNAGMAKHEKVDIPTSKLKLEIVKILKTEGYIKNFKKVNQEGSNTIRVFLKYDEQTGPVIHGIEKVSKPGRRVYMGYKNMPRVYNGYGTLIVSTSVGVTTGKKAAEKKVGGEVICTVW is encoded by the coding sequence ATGAGCGTTTCTGATCCCGTGGCGGATATGCTGACCAAGATCCGGAATGCCGGAATGGCAAAGCATGAAAAAGTTGATATTCCTACCTCGAAACTGAAACTTGAGATCGTCAAGATCTTAAAAACCGAAGGGTATATCAAGAATTTTAAGAAGGTTAACCAGGAAGGTAGTAATACTATTCGGGTATTCCTTAAGTATGATGAACAGACCGGCCCGGTTATTCACGGCATTGAAAAGGTGTCCAAACCCGGACGACGGGTTTACATGGGCTATAAAAATATGCCCAGAGTATACAACGGTTACGGTACCCTCATTGTTTCAACATCCGTGGGGGTAACCACCGGAAAAAAAGCCGCCGAGAAAAAAGTCGGCGGAGAAGTCATCTGTACCGTTTGGTAA
- the rpsJ gene encoding 30S ribosomal protein S10 encodes MAKERIRVRLRGFDVELIDQSAKSIVQTVQKAGAKVTGPIPLPTRINKVTVLRSPHVNKKAREQFEMRTHKRLIDIINPSSEVMDSLMKLELPAGVDVEIKQ; translated from the coding sequence ATGGCTAAGGAACGAATTCGCGTACGGTTACGCGGTTTCGATGTAGAATTGATAGATCAGAGCGCGAAGTCCATCGTTCAAACGGTTCAGAAAGCGGGCGCCAAGGTCACCGGACCTATCCCCCTTCCTACCCGGATCAACAAGGTGACGGTGCTTCGTTCTCCCCATGTGAATAAAAAGGCCCGTGAGCAGTTCGAGATGCGCACCCATAAGCGGCTGATCGATATTATTAATCCTTCATCAGAAGTGATGGATTCTTTAATGAAGTTGGAACTGCCTGCGGGTGTGGATGTTGAGATAAAACAGTAG
- the rplP gene encoding 50S ribosomal protein L16, whose protein sequence is MLSPKRVKHRKVQRGNMPGNATRGNTVAFGEFALVSLDRMWITNRQIEAARIAMNRHVKRGGKLWIRIFPDKPYSKKPAETRMGKGKGAPEYWVAVVKPGTVMFELGGIEKALAEEAMKLAGAKLPIKTKFVARSDFELGA, encoded by the coding sequence ATGCTTAGTCCTAAACGTGTAAAACATCGGAAAGTACAGCGCGGTAATATGCCCGGGAATGCAACCCGTGGAAACACCGTGGCATTCGGCGAATTTGCTCTGGTGTCCCTGGATCGTATGTGGATCACCAATCGGCAGATCGAGGCCGCCCGTATCGCCATGAACCGCCATGTAAAACGTGGTGGGAAACTCTGGATACGGATCTTCCCGGATAAGCCCTATTCCAAGAAGCCTGCGGAAACCCGCATGGGTAAAGGAAAAGGCGCTCCGGAATATTGGGTCGCAGTGGTAAAGCCCGGGACAGTTATGTTCGAGCTTGGGGGTATTGAGAAAGCCCTGGCGGAAGAAGCGATGAAATTGGCGGGAGCCAAACTCCCAATAAAGACCAAGTTTGTTGCTCGCTCTGATTTTGAGCTTGGCGCATAG
- a CDS encoding type II toxin-antitoxin system Phd/YefM family antitoxin → MIQIRPVSDLRNKFPEIETLVNEGEPVYLTKNGHGAMVVLNLEKYAELTNDIEIKLDEADHAAEVSDLRYTHEEVFGRLKRKHG, encoded by the coding sequence ATGATTCAAATCAGGCCGGTATCAGACTTGCGGAACAAATTCCCGGAGATAGAGACCCTCGTTAACGAGGGGGAGCCAGTGTATTTAACCAAAAACGGCCACGGCGCAATGGTGGTCTTAAACCTTGAAAAATATGCGGAACTTACAAACGATATTGAGATAAAACTCGACGAAGCCGATCACGCCGCCGAAGTCTCAGATCTGCGGTATACCCACGAGGAAGTATTCGGGCGGCTAAAGCGAAAACATGGATAA
- the rplB gene encoding 50S ribosomal protein L2: MGIKTYKPITAGMRQWQSLDYSELTKHVTPEKSLTSGRPEKAGRDSNGRISVWHKGGGHKRRYRTIDFKRDKLGIPGKVATIEYDPNRSANIALINYVDGEKRYILAPKGLVAGVSIISGPEAPIEAGNALPLENIPLGFTVHNIELTLGRGGQLARSAGSSALVAAKEGDYVTIKLPSGEMRMVFKKCYATIGAVGNEDHMNVQLGKAGRKRWLGVRPTVRGMAMNPVDHPHGGGEGKNKGIHPVSPWGQPTKGFKTRNKHKPSTRFIVSRGKKK, from the coding sequence ATGGGAATTAAAACGTATAAACCGATAACAGCTGGGATGCGCCAATGGCAGAGCCTGGATTATTCGGAGCTCACCAAACATGTGACGCCTGAAAAATCCCTCACCTCAGGGCGCCCGGAAAAAGCCGGCCGGGACTCCAACGGGCGCATCAGCGTCTGGCATAAGGGTGGCGGGCACAAGCGCCGCTACCGGACCATTGACTTTAAACGGGACAAACTCGGCATTCCCGGCAAGGTCGCTACTATTGAATACGATCCGAACCGGAGCGCCAATATTGCTTTGATAAACTATGTTGACGGTGAAAAGCGGTACATCCTTGCCCCTAAGGGGCTTGTAGCAGGGGTCTCTATTATAAGCGGTCCCGAAGCGCCCATTGAAGCCGGTAATGCCTTGCCCTTGGAGAATATTCCCCTGGGCTTCACGGTCCACAACATTGAACTCACCCTGGGCCGGGGCGGTCAGTTGGCCCGTTCGGCCGGTTCCAGCGCCTTGGTTGCCGCAAAAGAGGGGGACTATGTTACCATTAAGCTCCCCTCCGGAGAGATGCGCATGGTCTTCAAGAAGTGCTATGCCACCATCGGCGCCGTAGGGAACGAGGACCACATGAACGTGCAACTCGGTAAAGCGGGCCGCAAACGCTGGCTGGGGGTGCGTCCCACAGTACGCGGTATGGCCATGAACCCCGTCGATCACCCCCATGGTGGCGGCGAGGGAAAGAACAAGGGTATTCATCCGGTCAGTCCCTGGGGACAACCCACCAAGGGTTTCAAGACACGGAATAAGCATAAGCCTTCAACACGGTTTATCGTAAGCCGCGGTAAGAAAAAGTAG
- the rpsC gene encoding 30S ribosomal protein S3: MGQKVNPIGLRIGINRTWSSRWYVDPKEYANTLHEDLRLRKFIVNMSETKGSDIAELEIIRHPQRITIVIHTARPGVIIGIKGANIEKIGAELQKHVTKKIQIKIKEVRNADNNAQIVAQNIARQLLARGSFRRTMKQAISNAIKKGNAQGVKVRLSGRLGGAEMSRTEEAKEGRIPLHTLRADIDYGFAEAHTTFGAIGVKVWVYNGMKYGKEQKEDAGVLVRKRQRDRAPARN, encoded by the coding sequence ATGGGACAAAAAGTTAATCCTATTGGATTGCGGATTGGTATCAATAGAACCTGGTCTTCACGGTGGTATGTGGATCCAAAAGAATACGCCAATACCCTGCATGAGGATTTAAGACTCCGTAAGTTCATCGTTAATATGTCTGAAACCAAGGGTTCCGATATTGCGGAGCTGGAGATCATCCGGCACCCCCAGCGGATCACCATTGTTATCCATACTGCCCGTCCCGGGGTTATCATCGGCATCAAGGGCGCGAATATCGAAAAGATCGGCGCGGAGCTTCAGAAGCACGTGACCAAGAAGATACAGATCAAGATAAAAGAAGTCCGGAATGCGGACAACAATGCCCAGATCGTGGCCCAGAATATCGCCCGCCAGCTTTTAGCCCGGGGCAGTTTCCGGCGCACCATGAAACAGGCAATTTCCAACGCCATCAAAAAGGGTAATGCCCAGGGCGTAAAGGTCAGGCTTTCCGGTCGTCTCGGAGGTGCAGAAATGTCCCGCACCGAGGAAGCCAAGGAAGGACGCATCCCCCTGCATACCCTGCGGGCGGATATCGACTACGGTTTTGCGGAAGCCCATACCACCTTCGGCGCTATCGGCGTCAAAGTCTGGGTTTATAATGGAATGAAATACGGCAAGGAACAGAAAGAAGACGCAGGCGTTCTTGTCCGGAAGCGGCAGCGGGATCGTGCCCCTGCGAGGAATTAG
- a CDS encoding 50S ribosomal protein L23 → MTIYEKVLIEPVLSEKANTLREEGKYVFKVDPSATKIEIKEAIRRLFKVHPIACSVMVVAGKPKRQRNRSGHTSPWKKAIVRLPKGEKISIFEGV, encoded by the coding sequence ATGACCATCTATGAAAAAGTTCTTATTGAACCGGTGCTTTCCGAAAAGGCTAATACCTTGCGGGAAGAAGGTAAATATGTTTTTAAGGTCGATCCTTCGGCCACAAAAATAGAAATAAAAGAAGCGATCCGCAGGCTCTTTAAGGTCCACCCTATTGCCTGTTCGGTTATGGTGGTCGCCGGTAAGCCCAAACGGCAGCGGAACCGGTCCGGGCATACTTCGCCTTGGAAGAAGGCGATTGTCCGCCTTCCCAAGGGCGAGAAGATCAGTATTTTTGAGGGCGTGTAG
- the rpsQ gene encoding 30S ribosomal protein S17 has product MADQAVSQEASPEVPVVSKVRSGKKEFVGIVKSDKMSKTIVVAVETKTLHPLYKKYVNRTKKIKAHDETNDAKIGDRVRVVECRPISKEKCWKLAAVLERAR; this is encoded by the coding sequence ATGGCAGATCAGGCTGTATCGCAAGAAGCTTCGCCGGAAGTACCGGTTGTATCTAAAGTAAGAAGCGGTAAAAAAGAATTTGTAGGGATTGTGAAAAGCGATAAGATGAGTAAAACTATTGTGGTCGCCGTTGAAACTAAGACCCTGCATCCCTTGTATAAAAAGTATGTTAACCGGACTAAGAAGATCAAGGCTCATGATGAAACTAATGACGCCAAGATCGGAGACCGGGTGCGGGTTGTGGAATGTCGCCCTATCAGTAAAGAAAAATGCTGGAAACTTGCGGCAGTTCTGGAACGGGCGCGCTAA
- the rplF gene encoding 50S ribosomal protein L6 — protein sequence MSRIGKIPVKVPAGVKVSFQDELITVEGPKGKLTQKYHTVVSFVPTDGSIQVNRANDEKQTKAYHGLYRNLLNNMVIGVSTGFTRSLIITGVGYRAEVQGKILVMNLGYSNEVLVGIPEDLGVVTEPNGKLTVSGVDKQRVGEFASQIRKLRLPEPYKGKGIRYDDELIRRKVGKSGVK from the coding sequence ATGTCGCGTATCGGAAAAATACCGGTTAAGGTTCCTGCGGGGGTAAAGGTCAGTTTTCAGGATGAGCTGATAACTGTGGAAGGCCCTAAGGGAAAATTGACCCAGAAGTACCACACGGTGGTAAGTTTTGTGCCCACCGATGGGTCTATCCAGGTGAATAGGGCCAACGATGAAAAGCAGACCAAGGCCTACCACGGCCTGTACCGAAATCTGCTTAATAACATGGTCATCGGAGTTTCAACCGGGTTTACCCGGTCCCTGATCATCACCGGGGTTGGGTACCGTGCCGAAGTGCAGGGAAAGATCCTCGTTATGAACCTGGGTTACTCCAACGAGGTTCTGGTGGGCATCCCCGAGGACCTTGGAGTTGTCACAGAGCCTAACGGAAAACTCACCGTAAGCGGTGTGGATAAACAGCGGGTAGGTGAATTCGCCTCCCAGATTCGGAAGCTCCGGCTCCCCGAACCCTATAAGGGCAAGGGTATCCGGTATGATGACGAGCTAATCAGAAGAAAAGTCGGCAAGTCCGGCGTTAAATGA
- the rplR gene encoding 50S ribosomal protein L18 — protein sequence MLRKMVEKDRKRNKRKVHIRKRIAGTAERPRMSVVRSNKSLSIQIIDDDKGHTLASASTLEKELRNIKATVEGAGQLGEVLGKRLLEKNIKAVVFDRNGYLYHGLVKAMADGTRKAGIEF from the coding sequence ATGTTGCGAAAAATGGTTGAAAAAGACAGAAAACGGAATAAGCGGAAGGTGCATATCCGCAAGCGCATAGCCGGTACCGCTGAGCGGCCCCGGATGAGTGTTGTCCGGAGCAATAAGTCCCTGTCTATCCAGATTATTGATGACGATAAGGGACATACCCTGGCTTCCGCCTCAACCCTGGAAAAGGAATTGAGGAATATCAAGGCCACTGTTGAAGGGGCCGGTCAGCTTGGGGAAGTACTGGGAAAACGGCTGCTTGAAAAGAATATCAAGGCCGTTGTTTTTGACAGAAACGGCTATTTGTATCACGGTCTGGTAAAGGCCATGGCCGATGGGACCCGGAAAGCCGGGATAGAGTTTTAG
- the rpsL gene encoding 30S ribosomal protein S12, which translates to MPTINQLVRFGRQQVTSKTKSPALQSCPQKRGVCTRVMTVTPKKPNSALRKVARVRLSHGTEVTAYIPGIGHNLQEHSVVLVRGGRVKDLPGVRYHIIRGAKDTLGVEDRKRSRSKYGAKRPKA; encoded by the coding sequence ATGCCAACAATTAACCAGCTGGTTCGCTTTGGACGGCAGCAAGTTACCTCCAAAACGAAGTCTCCTGCTCTTCAATCTTGTCCCCAGAAACGCGGGGTTTGTACCCGTGTGATGACGGTTACCCCGAAAAAGCCGAATTCTGCCCTTCGGAAGGTTGCCCGTGTGCGCCTTTCCCATGGTACGGAAGTAACCGCCTATATCCCCGGCATTGGTCATAATCTCCAGGAACACTCGGTGGTCCTGGTCCGTGGTGGCCGGGTTAAGGACCTTCCCGGTGTCCGTTACCATATTATCCGGGGCGCCAAGGATACCCTGGGCGTAGAAGACCGCAAGCGCAGCCGTTCAAAGTACGGCGCCAAGCGGCCTAAGGCGTAA
- the rplV gene encoding 50S ribosomal protein L22, translating into METKKVKSGYRAISKFLLASPYKVRPVADLIRRKPYPEAMSVLENIPHKGARLLRKTVKSAASNALNANKQLDEDMLYVREILVDEGPRMKRIWFRARGRADMLLKRMCHITVVIDETNKAGK; encoded by the coding sequence ATGGAAACGAAAAAAGTAAAGTCCGGTTATAGGGCCATATCCAAATTCCTCCTTGCCTCACCCTATAAGGTTAGGCCCGTGGCGGACCTTATCCGCCGCAAGCCCTATCCCGAAGCTATGTCAGTACTCGAAAATATTCCTCACAAGGGCGCTAGGCTCCTTCGCAAGACCGTAAAGTCCGCAGCCTCCAATGCCCTGAATGCTAACAAGCAGCTTGATGAGGATATGCTCTACGTAAGGGAAATTCTGGTTGATGAGGGCCCCCGAATGAAGCGGATCTGGTTCCGCGCCCGGGGAAGGGCGGATATGCTTCTGAAAAGAATGTGCCACATTACCGTGGTAATTGATGAGACAAATAAGGCGGGGAAATAA
- a CDS encoding type II toxin-antitoxin system RelE/ParE family toxin gives MDKKCRLRYLPLFEQDLAAARDYIAIKLQNPVAAERLVEETEKAIKERLFAPLSFKAYNSIKDRKHKYYRIYVKNYAVFYVVIDDVMEIRRFIYSKRDIDNLI, from the coding sequence ATGGATAAAAAATGCCGCTTGCGGTACTTACCCCTCTTTGAGCAGGACTTGGCCGCCGCAAGGGATTATATTGCGATAAAATTGCAAAATCCAGTCGCCGCCGAACGGCTTGTTGAAGAAACAGAGAAAGCGATAAAAGAGCGCCTTTTCGCGCCACTATCCTTTAAAGCATATAACTCGATCAAAGACCGAAAACATAAATACTATCGTATCTATGTAAAAAATTATGCCGTCTTTTATGTTGTTATTGATGATGTAATGGAAATTCGCCGTTTTATCTACTCAAAGAGGGACATTGACAATTTGATATAA
- the rplD gene encoding 50S ribosomal protein L4 — translation MNRKVYSKDGKELRDIELDDAVFGLPVNEDLIWYAINNELANKRLGTASTKDRGEVHGSNAKPYKQKGTGRARRGDKKSPIMVGGGVVFGPRPRDFSYAIPKKAKRLALKTILSLKAQSDTLKVVEDFSIDSGKTKELAGLLKNFGGHERTVVILKDDDPELRQVGAKLRQAGANIPWLSFLAYNRLRAHDLFYGRKVIVLESAAKSLCSFYTSDETPGEAAE, via the coding sequence ATGAATCGGAAAGTGTATTCCAAGGATGGCAAAGAACTTCGCGACATAGAACTGGATGACGCCGTATTCGGCCTTCCGGTCAACGAAGATCTTATCTGGTACGCCATCAACAATGAACTTGCCAATAAACGGCTGGGCACCGCCAGTACCAAGGATCGGGGCGAAGTCCACGGATCCAATGCCAAGCCCTATAAGCAGAAGGGCACCGGCCGCGCCCGTAGGGGTGATAAAAAATCTCCTATTATGGTAGGCGGTGGGGTTGTTTTCGGGCCTAGGCCCCGGGATTTCTCCTATGCCATTCCGAAAAAGGCCAAGCGCCTTGCCCTGAAGACCATTCTGAGCCTGAAAGCCCAGAGCGATACCCTTAAGGTGGTGGAGGATTTTTCCATCGACTCAGGGAAAACCAAGGAGCTTGCGGGGTTGCTGAAAAATTTCGGTGGCCATGAGCGGACTGTGGTAATTCTTAAGGATGATGATCCTGAACTCCGGCAAGTCGGGGCCAAACTCCGGCAGGCTGGGGCCAATATTCCCTGGCTCAGTTTCCTTGCTTATAACCGTTTGAGAGCCCATGACCTGTTTTATGGACGCAAGGTTATTGTTTTGGAAAGTGCTGCGAAAAGTCTTTGTAGTTTTTATACCAGCGATGAGACGCCTGGGGAGGCCGCTGAATGA
- the rplX gene encoding 50S ribosomal protein L24 has product MAEAAQDATKFPAHKFKLKKDDTVQIIAGKDKGKRGRILKILRDKDRVVVEGANIVKKAQKRRNQQDRGGIVELEAAIHSSNVMIVCKKCGPTRIGYKLEVNPDSKVTKTRVCRKCGEAL; this is encoded by the coding sequence ATGGCTGAAGCAGCGCAAGATGCAACGAAGTTCCCAGCGCATAAATTTAAGCTGAAAAAAGATGATACCGTCCAGATCATTGCCGGAAAAGATAAGGGCAAGCGTGGACGTATCCTCAAGATACTCCGGGACAAGGACCGGGTCGTCGTGGAAGGGGCTAATATCGTAAAGAAAGCCCAGAAACGCCGGAACCAGCAGGACCGGGGGGGAATTGTGGAATTGGAAGCGGCGATCCACAGCAGTAATGTGATGATCGTCTGTAAAAAATGCGGACCCACCCGGATAGGGTATAAACTTGAGGTGAATCCCGATTCAAAGGTCACCAAAACCCGGGTCTGCAGAAAATGCGGAGAGGCGTTATAA